A single region of the Acidobacteriota bacterium genome encodes:
- the lpxK gene encoding tetraacyldisaccharide 4'-kinase, translating into MKLTPPRSPWQLIYGGAHHLRRRWWTSRAGTLPRPVISVGNLHWGGTGKTPLTAAIAGWLRDQGQQVCILSRGYGGSGKGVRVVSRGEGPLLGPKVAGDEPVLLAGALPGVSVVVGPDRHRAGLQALQRLDPAPDLFLLDDGFSHLRLARALDLLVLPASDLFGGGRLPPGGRLREPLASAKHAHALLITGSARREMAQSAAQALRAFGFAGPAFAAPTRIGEARLASGEPLPPTTPLVAAAGIARPERFFDAAVAQGLDLRDRMTFPDHHAYLEASLEKLRNALDQTAAGALLITEKDLVKLRGRSDLPLAYLPVRAEPEEGFWEWLGVAGGLIEELPSGDVTR; encoded by the coding sequence ATGAAGCTCACCCCACCTCGCTCCCCGTGGCAGCTCATCTACGGCGGCGCTCACCACTTGCGGCGGCGGTGGTGGACATCCCGGGCCGGCACTCTGCCGCGGCCGGTGATCAGCGTCGGCAACCTGCACTGGGGCGGCACCGGCAAAACGCCCTTGACCGCCGCCATCGCCGGCTGGTTGCGGGACCAGGGCCAGCAGGTGTGCATCCTGTCCCGGGGCTACGGCGGCAGCGGCAAAGGAGTGCGGGTGGTCAGCCGCGGCGAAGGACCGCTCCTCGGGCCCAAGGTGGCCGGCGACGAACCGGTGCTCCTGGCCGGCGCCCTGCCGGGCGTCTCCGTGGTCGTCGGGCCGGATCGCCACCGTGCCGGCCTCCAGGCCCTCCAGCGGCTGGATCCGGCACCGGACCTCTTTCTCCTGGATGACGGCTTCTCCCACCTCCGTCTGGCGCGGGCTCTCGACCTCTTGGTCCTGCCGGCCTCGGACCTCTTCGGCGGTGGCCGCCTCCCTCCCGGGGGTCGACTGCGGGAACCCCTCGCCTCGGCAAAGCACGCCCACGCCCTCCTCATCACCGGCTCCGCCCGCAGGGAAATGGCCCAGAGCGCCGCCCAGGCCCTCCGTGCCTTCGGCTTCGCCGGTCCCGCTTTCGCCGCCCCCACCCGCATCGGCGAAGCCCGTCTTGCCTCCGGCGAGCCGCTGCCCCCAACCACTCCCCTGGTCGCCGCCGCCGGCATCGCCCGCCCCGAACGTTTCTTCGACGCGGCCGTCGCCCAGGGCCTTGACCTGCGCGATCGAATGACCTTCCCGGATCACCACGCCTATCTCGAGGCCAGCCTCGAAAAACTGCGCAACGCCCTGGACCAAACCGCCGCCGGCGCGCTGCTCATCACCGAGAAAGACCTGGTCAAACTGCGCGGCCGGAGCGATCTGCCGCTGGCCTACCTACCGGTGCGGGCGGAGCCGGAGGAGGGTTTTTGGGAGTGGTTGGGGGTAGCCGGTGGGCTGATCGAGGAGCTGCCAAGCGGAGACGTCACTAGATGA
- a CDS encoding 3-deoxy-D-manno-octulosonic acid transferase: MWILYQIAYALALGLAAPMLLLKRGRHYLPTLAGRLARRLPPAPPGGEPIWIHAVSVGEVGVAGTLVGALDPELPLVVTTVTPTGQERAHKTLSARAAIAYLPFEVGFAVNRFLRRFLPRALVLVEGDYWPLVLKAITRRGGPVAVVNGRVGDGSFRRMRRLRFLLGPLLGRVERFGVQSREDRDKLLALGVEAERVVVTGNLKFESPEPARTPELEDALRKLAKGRPLLIAGSTMEGEEELVLDAFEAAGDALLILAPRHPERWPSVAGLLEVRGIPYRRRSALDQGPPPKVVLLDSLGELAGLYRIATSAFIGGTLVPTGGHNPIEPARFGVATVVGPSMENFRAMAQDFDRAEAWEQVADAEALGVLWRQWVETPGLARKVGRSAKALVESNGGALAKTLEVLRPLLQPSESGKAP; the protein is encoded by the coding sequence ATGTGGATCCTCTACCAGATCGCCTACGCCCTCGCTCTCGGTCTGGCGGCTCCGATGCTGCTTTTGAAGCGTGGCCGGCACTACCTGCCGACCCTCGCCGGGCGCCTGGCGAGGCGCTTGCCGCCGGCACCGCCAGGAGGCGAACCCATTTGGATTCACGCTGTCTCCGTCGGTGAAGTGGGAGTGGCCGGCACGCTGGTTGGCGCCCTCGACCCGGAGCTGCCGCTGGTGGTCACCACCGTGACCCCCACCGGCCAGGAGCGTGCGCACAAAACCTTGAGCGCGCGCGCCGCCATCGCCTATCTGCCCTTCGAGGTGGGCTTTGCGGTCAACCGATTCCTGCGAAGATTTCTTCCCCGCGCCCTGGTGCTGGTGGAGGGCGACTACTGGCCGCTGGTGCTCAAGGCCATCACTCGGCGCGGTGGCCCGGTGGCGGTGGTCAACGGGCGGGTGGGAGACGGTAGCTTTCGGCGCATGCGGCGGTTGCGGTTCTTGCTCGGGCCGCTCCTCGGTCGGGTCGAGCGTTTCGGGGTGCAGAGCCGAGAAGATCGCGACAAGCTCCTCGCCCTGGGGGTCGAGGCCGAGCGGGTGGTGGTCACCGGCAACCTCAAATTCGAATCGCCGGAGCCTGCCCGCACGCCGGAACTTGAAGATGCTCTGCGCAAGCTCGCCAAGGGGCGGCCCCTCTTGATCGCCGGCTCCACCATGGAGGGCGAAGAGGAACTCGTCCTCGACGCCTTCGAGGCCGCCGGCGACGCCCTGCTCATCCTGGCGCCGCGCCACCCGGAGCGCTGGCCATCGGTGGCGGGTCTGCTCGAAGTGCGGGGCATTCCGTACCGGCGCCGTTCGGCCCTCGACCAAGGTCCGCCGCCGAAGGTCGTGCTGCTCGACAGCCTTGGCGAGTTGGCCGGCCTCTACCGCATCGCCACCAGCGCCTTCATCGGCGGTACCCTGGTGCCCACCGGCGGCCACAACCCCATCGAACCGGCCCGCTTCGGCGTCGCCACCGTCGTCGGTCCGTCGATGGAGAACTTTCGCGCCATGGCGCAGGACTTTGACCGCGCCGAAGCCTGGGAGCAAGTTGCCGACGCCGAGGCCCTCGGTGTTCTGTGGCGTCAATGGGTAGAGACCCCCGGCCTGGCCCGCAAAGTGGGCCGCAGCGCCAAGGCTCTGGTGGAATCAAATGGCGGAGCGCTCGCAAAAACCCTCGAAGTACTGCGACCGCTCCTCCAGCCGTCGGAATCCGGGAAGGCACCATGA
- a CDS encoding RNA polymerase sigma factor, whose translation MPQLVYSANRHQATLQEVSDRDLLIAVRQGDESALNELIGRKTKPLIQLVYRILGDREESQDVVQVTFFKVWENRRKFNEKWSPNTWIYRIASNLAIDHLRSRKSRERSAEPMQQHLRQVSSGQGGTSRDLRQDEVFGIFRELSSELTEKQRLVFVLREIEGLSSQEVAKVAGCRESTVRNHLFNARKVLRRELVQRYPEYAPEGYAAPAEEAS comes from the coding sequence ATGCCTCAACTCGTCTATTCCGCCAACCGTCACCAAGCCACCCTGCAAGAGGTGTCCGACCGCGATCTGTTGATCGCCGTCCGGCAGGGCGACGAATCCGCCCTCAACGAGCTGATCGGGCGCAAGACCAAGCCTCTAATCCAACTTGTCTACCGCATCCTGGGCGATCGCGAAGAGTCCCAGGACGTGGTGCAGGTGACCTTTTTCAAGGTGTGGGAGAACCGGCGGAAGTTCAACGAGAAATGGTCGCCGAACACCTGGATTTACCGCATCGCCAGCAATCTGGCGATCGACCACCTGCGCTCCCGCAAGAGCCGCGAGCGCTCCGCTGAGCCGATGCAGCAGCATCTGCGGCAGGTTTCTTCGGGCCAGGGCGGCACCTCCCGGGACCTGCGGCAGGACGAGGTCTTCGGCATCTTTCGGGAACTCTCCTCGGAATTGACCGAAAAGCAGCGCCTGGTGTTCGTGTTGCGGGAGATCGAGGGCCTCTCTTCCCAAGAGGTGGCGAAGGTCGCCGGCTGCCGCGAATCGACGGTGCGCAACCACCTGTTCAACGCCCGCAAGGTCCTGCGCCGGGAGCTGGTGCAGCGATACCCGGAGTACGCTCCCGAAGGCTATGCGGCACCGGCGGAGGAGGCATCGTGA
- a CDS encoding secretin N-terminal domain-containing protein, with protein MCSRAVFSTTLMLNLRRLFVCLWVLSLPCLAALPAAAQVLRQDSNPSRISPAPEEEDLRLHVFTLEHQPAEEALELVKPMLSNRGSVELQARSNTLVVRDTLASLARIGPKVHSFDHEPQPLELEVVVLRAFSRAQGPIPENARVPTALAGKLRSLLRYESFRLVARARLQTLEGEAVSYDLNRSYRVAFRLGTVVATPNRTERLKLRDFKVERLIDGAEGGSLIHTNLNLFVGKTTTLGLARTETSDSALMVAITARPGSRLTVRELE; from the coding sequence ATGTGTAGCCGGGCCGTCTTCTCCACCACTCTGATGCTGAATCTACGCCGTCTTTTCGTCTGCCTGTGGGTGCTGTCGCTGCCGTGCCTGGCAGCGCTTCCGGCGGCTGCCCAGGTGTTGCGGCAGGACTCCAACCCATCGCGCATCAGCCCGGCGCCGGAGGAAGAGGATCTGCGCCTCCACGTCTTCACCCTGGAGCACCAGCCGGCCGAAGAGGCGCTGGAGCTGGTGAAGCCGATGCTCTCGAATCGCGGTTCCGTCGAGCTCCAGGCGCGCAGCAACACCCTGGTGGTGCGGGACACCCTGGCCTCCCTCGCCCGTATCGGGCCGAAGGTGCACAGCTTCGATCACGAGCCACAGCCCCTGGAACTCGAGGTCGTCGTCCTGCGAGCCTTTTCGCGAGCGCAGGGTCCGATTCCGGAGAATGCCCGGGTGCCGACGGCGCTGGCCGGCAAGCTGCGCAGCTTGCTGCGCTACGAGAGTTTCCGCCTGGTGGCCCGGGCTCGCCTCCAGACGCTCGAGGGCGAAGCGGTGTCCTACGACCTCAACAGGAGCTACCGGGTGGCCTTCCGGCTCGGCACCGTCGTCGCCACCCCCAACCGCACCGAGCGCTTGAAGCTGCGGGATTTCAAGGTGGAGCGCCTGATCGACGGCGCCGAAGGCGGCTCGTTGATCCACACCAACCTCAATCTCTTCGTGGGCAAGACCACCACCCTCGGCCTGGCCCGCACGGAAACGAGCGACAGCGCCCTGATGGTCGCCATCACGGCCCGGCCGGGCAGCCGGCTGACGGTTCGGGAATTGGAGTAG
- a CDS encoding type II secretion system F family protein: MEFVCRVGTPEGRIIEKPFEATDETALRSDLQKRGFHIFEVRRKGLSLDLPFVNRRKRVGDRQFLIFNQELAALLRAGLPLMQALDLMLERMEDPSLRPILAEVRERVRSGEDLSEIFESYGDQFPRLYAPTLKAGERSGELEAVIRRFIRHQNLVIEARRRVVSALVYPAVLINLALIMILVMTFYVVPKFSAFFENSDTELPFITKAVLGVSGFSRETAFLVPNGIWAVLAIAAAAVAVRVWSRRPEGARAMDAIKLRTPLLGPVLMLFSLSEFCRSLSTLLAGGMPLVPALEISVNAVGNAKVRTSLEPNIQRVREGEPFYEALEASDVFPPMAIDMIKVGESTGSLDEMLSSVSDLFDERVETRLQRILTLVEPLMLVFLGIVVGILLVSIYIPLFSAMGSVS, encoded by the coding sequence GTGGAGTTCGTCTGTCGCGTCGGCACGCCCGAGGGCCGGATCATCGAAAAGCCCTTCGAGGCGACCGATGAAACGGCCCTGCGCAGCGATCTCCAGAAGCGCGGATTTCACATCTTCGAAGTCCGCCGCAAGGGTCTGTCCCTCGATCTGCCGTTCGTCAACCGCCGCAAGAGGGTGGGCGACCGCCAGTTCCTGATCTTCAACCAGGAGCTGGCGGCACTGCTACGGGCCGGCCTGCCGCTGATGCAGGCGCTGGACCTGATGCTGGAGCGCATGGAGGATCCCTCGCTGCGGCCAATTCTGGCGGAGGTGCGCGAGCGGGTTCGCTCCGGCGAAGATCTATCGGAGATCTTCGAGTCCTACGGCGACCAGTTCCCGCGCCTCTACGCCCCCACCTTGAAGGCCGGCGAGCGAAGCGGCGAGCTGGAAGCGGTGATCCGCCGCTTCATCCGCCACCAGAACCTGGTGATCGAGGCCCGGCGGCGAGTGGTTTCGGCGCTGGTCTATCCGGCGGTGCTGATCAACCTGGCGTTGATCATGATCCTGGTAATGACCTTCTACGTGGTGCCCAAATTCAGCGCCTTCTTCGAGAATTCCGATACGGAGCTGCCCTTCATCACCAAGGCGGTCCTCGGCGTATCGGGATTCTCGCGCGAAACCGCGTTCTTGGTCCCGAACGGCATCTGGGCGGTGCTGGCGATCGCCGCCGCGGCCGTCGCCGTGCGGGTGTGGTCCCGCCGGCCGGAGGGCGCCCGCGCGATGGACGCCATCAAGCTGAGAACGCCGCTCCTCGGCCCGGTCCTGATGCTGTTCTCGCTGTCGGAGTTCTGCCGCTCCCTGTCGACGCTCCTGGCCGGCGGCATGCCGCTGGTTCCGGCGCTCGAGATCTCCGTCAATGCGGTGGGCAACGCCAAGGTGCGTACCAGCCTGGAACCCAACATCCAGCGGGTGCGCGAGGGCGAACCGTTCTACGAAGCCCTCGAGGCGAGCGACGTGTTTCCGCCGATGGCGATCGACATGATCAAGGTCGGCGAGTCGACCGGTTCCTTGGACGAGATGCTCTCCAGCGTCTCGGATCTGTTCGACGAGCGGGTGGAAACCCGTCTGCAGCGGATCCTGACCCTGGTCGAGCCGCTGATGCTGGTGTTTCTCGGCATCGTGGTGGGCATTCTTCTGGTCTCGATCTATATTCCGCTGTTCAGTGCGATGGGGTCGGTGAGCTGA
- a CDS encoding GspE/PulE family protein, with amino-acid sequence METAEGAREREAQEAHSFAERYGLELIDMSSFRIDNDLFRRIPFDLMLRYSFLPQEQLEGRLAVIMADPSNVFKIDELEMQLGQPVEVKVGLRSEVEEILQKSESAQRVLDEATEGFRMQLVQEDEDGQEILSIDSISADTSPIIKLVDSTLFNAIQRRASDIHIETRDTEVVIKYRIDGVLYQAMEPIDKRHHQTIISRIKVMAELDIAEKRIPQDGRFKLRLRGRTIDFRVSIMPSVHGEDCVIRILDKESMNEEFKNLRLDILGFDDETLVKLRKFILEPYGMVLVTGPTGSGKTTTLYACLSEIQSAEDKIITIEDPVEYQLKGITQIPVNEKKGLTFARGLRSVLRHDPDKIMVGEIRDEETAQIAIQSALTGHLVFTTVHANNVVDVLGRFLNMNVDLYNFVSALNCVLAQRLVRKICPHCRRPTKLSRELLLHSGLDPVTYVDYTFYEGTGCIECNGTGFLGRLAVSELLNLSDHIRELILDRRPASEIKRTAKEEGMTFLRESALEKALQGVTTLREINKVTFVD; translated from the coding sequence ATGGAGACCGCCGAGGGTGCCCGCGAGCGGGAAGCGCAGGAAGCGCACAGCTTCGCCGAGCGCTACGGTCTCGAACTGATCGACATGAGTTCCTTCCGGATCGACAACGATCTGTTTCGGCGGATCCCCTTCGATCTGATGCTGCGCTACAGCTTCCTGCCGCAGGAGCAGCTCGAGGGCCGCCTGGCGGTGATCATGGCGGACCCGTCGAACGTTTTCAAAATCGACGAACTCGAAATGCAGCTCGGCCAGCCGGTGGAGGTGAAGGTCGGCCTGCGCTCGGAGGTCGAGGAGATCCTGCAGAAGTCCGAGAGCGCCCAGCGAGTGCTCGACGAAGCCACCGAAGGCTTCCGTATGCAGCTCGTGCAGGAAGACGAGGACGGGCAGGAAATCCTCTCCATCGACAGCATCAGCGCCGACACCAGCCCGATCATCAAGCTGGTGGACTCGACGCTGTTCAACGCCATCCAGCGCCGCGCCTCGGACATCCACATCGAAACGCGCGACACGGAAGTGGTGATCAAGTACCGCATCGACGGCGTGCTCTACCAGGCGATGGAGCCGATCGATAAGCGCCACCACCAGACCATCATCAGCCGCATCAAGGTGATGGCGGAGCTCGACATCGCCGAGAAGCGCATCCCGCAGGACGGTCGCTTCAAGCTGCGGCTGCGTGGCCGCACCATCGACTTCCGCGTGTCGATCATGCCGTCCGTCCACGGCGAGGACTGCGTGATCCGTATTCTCGACAAGGAGTCGATGAACGAGGAATTCAAGAACCTGCGCCTCGACATCCTCGGCTTCGACGACGAAACCCTGGTCAAGCTGCGCAAGTTCATCCTGGAGCCCTACGGCATGGTGCTGGTCACCGGCCCCACCGGCTCCGGTAAGACGACCACCCTCTACGCCTGCCTGTCGGAGATCCAGTCGGCGGAAGACAAGATCATCACCATTGAGGATCCGGTCGAATACCAGTTGAAGGGCATCACCCAGATCCCCGTCAACGAGAAAAAGGGCCTGACCTTCGCCCGCGGCCTGCGCTCGGTGCTGCGCCACGATCCGGACAAGATCATGGTCGGCGAGATCCGCGACGAGGAGACGGCACAGATCGCCATTCAGTCCGCCTTGACCGGCCATCTGGTGTTCACCACCGTCCACGCCAACAACGTGGTGGACGTGCTGGGCCGCTTCCTGAACATGAACGTCGACCTCTACAACTTCGTGTCGGCGCTCAACTGCGTGCTGGCGCAGCGCCTGGTGCGCAAGATCTGCCCGCACTGCCGCCGGCCCACCAAGCTGTCGCGGGAGTTGCTGCTGCACAGCGGTCTCGACCCGGTTACCTACGTGGACTACACCTTCTATGAGGGGACCGGCTGTATCGAGTGCAACGGCACCGGCTTCCTCGGGCGTCTCGCCGTGTCCGAGTTGCTGAACCTCTCGGACCACATTCGGGAATTGATCCTCGATCGGCGCCCGGCGTCGGAAATCAAACGAACGGCCAAGGAAGAGGGCATGACCTTCCTCAGAGAGTCCGCTCTCGAGAAGGCCCTCCAGGGAGTCACCACACTCCGTGAAATCAATAAAGTTACCTTCGTGGACTGA
- a CDS encoding secretin N-terminal domain-containing protein: MKRSSTPKRSGLREARRSRAGVSLAILLLLVSLAGCTSYRSSRVAEIAADSGDWDEAVVQYMNAIEADPSNIRHRAALLRAKIRASQMHFERGKKYMNAEVWDRAMVELQEAVALDPTNQYAEAELMNVREILAARAAGRGATTLADLKAQNSGSRPQPPVLDPRSDEPISLNFPEPKSIFKIYRALGKAFGINVLFDPNLKDTEIPIELEDVTAQSALETLMRAAGHFYKVQDEHTIIIAADTPQNRRTYEDLVIQTFFLSNAEIKEMMTILRSLVDAKKIATNEQLNAIILRDTADKVKVAERIIEANDKAKAEVVIDVELMQLDTTSLRDLGVSLDPYSITQSLDTGTEGNTLRFSDIEFLNQNNWTLNIPNIIYRFIKQSSSAQLLARPQLRITEGEKARLVIGDRVPIPVTSFNTANTVGGNIVPITSFQYQEVGITIEIEPRVHHNKEVTLKVRVEVSNINGFIEGSGGQQQPRIGTRTIDSVIRLQDGETNFLAGLLRTDESSNESGVPGLSDIPVLGQLFSSRRADRNRTDVILTLTPHIVRNAEITEDDLLPIWVGTEANITFRGGSPRVESNIDGPFDDGSTPEELQEMMRRRIQRLPRGLREGQNQQEQQKEPLPQGIDLVPNPGGAFRPDESSDDDEDVPDGVPLQPQIDPFRGQAFLEAPARDLVASSGAGLDQVVTSFLAVEDQDAVGEAQGSATEAPWPAVWNPTPVQLRVSPRLIAVSPGDTFEMVVQANALMEVSHLPMALAFDPQVLEVKRVEAGDFLGRENEAEVLADTSQPGRIVIGASRLGEVPGVTGEGAVLRVVFRAIAEGPTRLELLDAEAMDSGLRKIQTGIFEAARIEVDSGAGPLPRRDPEIRERPRP; encoded by the coding sequence ATGAAGCGTTCGAGCACCCCAAAACGATCCGGCCTGAGAGAGGCCCGCCGTTCCCGGGCCGGAGTGTCCCTGGCGATCCTGCTGTTGCTGGTGTCGCTCGCCGGTTGCACCAGCTACCGCAGCTCCCGAGTGGCGGAGATCGCCGCCGATTCCGGCGACTGGGACGAGGCGGTGGTCCAGTACATGAACGCGATCGAAGCGGATCCCAGCAACATCCGCCACCGCGCGGCGCTGCTGCGGGCCAAGATCCGCGCCTCTCAGATGCATTTCGAGCGCGGCAAAAAGTACATGAACGCCGAGGTCTGGGACCGCGCCATGGTGGAACTGCAGGAGGCCGTCGCCCTCGACCCCACCAACCAGTACGCCGAGGCGGAGCTGATGAACGTGCGCGAAATCCTGGCGGCCCGGGCCGCCGGCCGCGGCGCCACGACCCTGGCGGATTTGAAAGCGCAAAACAGCGGCAGCCGGCCCCAGCCACCGGTGCTCGATCCGCGCTCCGACGAGCCGATCTCCCTCAACTTCCCGGAGCCGAAGTCGATCTTCAAGATCTACCGCGCCCTGGGCAAGGCCTTCGGCATCAACGTGTTGTTCGATCCCAACTTGAAGGACACCGAGATTCCCATCGAGCTTGAGGATGTCACCGCCCAGAGCGCCCTCGAAACGTTGATGCGCGCCGCCGGCCACTTCTACAAGGTGCAGGACGAGCACACCATCATCATCGCCGCCGACACGCCGCAAAACCGGCGCACCTACGAAGATCTGGTGATCCAGACTTTCTTCCTGTCGAACGCCGAGATCAAGGAGATGATGACCATCCTGCGCAGCCTGGTGGACGCCAAGAAGATCGCCACCAACGAGCAACTGAACGCCATCATCCTGCGCGACACGGCGGACAAGGTGAAGGTGGCCGAACGCATCATCGAGGCCAACGACAAGGCCAAGGCGGAAGTGGTGATCGACGTCGAACTGATGCAGCTCGACACCACCAGCTTGCGCGACCTCGGCGTGTCGCTCGATCCCTACTCGATCACCCAGAGCCTGGACACCGGGACCGAAGGCAACACGCTGCGCTTCTCGGACATCGAGTTCTTGAACCAGAACAACTGGACTCTCAACATCCCGAACATCATCTACCGCTTCATCAAACAGAGTTCGAGCGCGCAGCTGCTGGCGCGGCCGCAGCTCCGCATCACCGAAGGTGAGAAAGCACGGCTGGTGATCGGCGACCGGGTGCCGATTCCGGTGACCTCGTTCAATACCGCCAACACCGTCGGCGGCAACATTGTGCCGATCACCTCCTTCCAGTACCAGGAGGTGGGCATCACCATCGAAATCGAGCCGCGGGTGCACCACAACAAGGAAGTCACCTTGAAGGTGCGGGTCGAGGTGTCGAACATCAACGGCTTCATCGAAGGCTCCGGCGGTCAGCAACAGCCGCGCATCGGCACCCGCACCATCGACTCGGTGATTCGCCTGCAGGATGGCGAAACCAACTTCCTCGCCGGCCTGTTGCGGACCGACGAAAGCTCCAACGAGTCCGGCGTGCCGGGCCTCTCGGACATTCCGGTCCTCGGCCAGCTCTTCTCCAGTCGGCGGGCCGATCGCAATCGCACCGACGTCATTCTGACCCTGACGCCGCACATCGTGCGCAATGCCGAGATCACCGAAGACGATCTGCTGCCGATCTGGGTCGGCACCGAAGCGAACATCACCTTCCGGGGCGGCAGTCCACGGGTGGAATCCAACATCGACGGCCCCTTCGACGACGGCAGCACGCCGGAAGAACTGCAGGAGATGATGCGCCGCCGGATCCAGCGCCTGCCGCGCGGCCTGCGGGAAGGCCAGAACCAGCAGGAGCAGCAGAAAGAGCCGCTGCCCCAGGGCATCGACCTGGTGCCCAATCCCGGCGGCGCCTTCCGGCCGGACGAATCGAGCGACGACGATGAGGACGTGCCGGACGGCGTTCCGCTGCAACCGCAAATCGATCCCTTCCGCGGCCAAGCCTTCCTGGAAGCTCCGGCGCGGGACCTGGTCGCTTCCAGCGGCGCCGGCCTCGACCAGGTGGTCACCTCCTTCCTCGCCGTAGAGGACCAAGACGCCGTCGGCGAGGCCCAAGGCAGCGCCACCGAGGCTCCCTGGCCGGCGGTCTGGAATCCGACGCCCGTTCAGCTACGAGTGAGCCCACGGCTGATCGCCGTTTCCCCCGGCGACACCTTCGAGATGGTGGTTCAGGCGAACGCCCTGATGGAGGTTTCCCACCTGCCGATGGCCCTCGCCTTCGACCCGCAGGTGCTGGAGGTCAAGCGGGTGGAAGCCGGTGATTTTCTCGGCCGGGAGAACGAGGCCGAGGTCCTCGCCGACACGTCCCAGCCGGGCCGCATCGTCATCGGCGCCAGCCGCCTGGGCGAGGTGCCAGGAGTGACCGGCGAAGGCGCCGTGCTGCGGGTCGTCTTCCGGGCCATTGCCGAAGGACCGACGCGCCTCGAACTGCTCGACGCCGAGGCGATGGACTCCGGTCTCCGGAAAATCCAAACCGGCATTTTCGAAGCGGCGCGGATCGAGGTCGACTCGGGCGCCGGACCGCTGCCGCGGCGCGACCCTGAAATCCGCGAGCGGCCGAGGCCATAG
- a CDS encoding type II secretion system protein, with protein sequence MRLSTRHHRRGNRGYSLIELVIVATLMTILASVTLPVVKFTEKRLKEMELRGHLRSMRGAIDEYKRYSDNGFIPIDLGTDGYPKELETMIEGIEIVGQIDTQIRFLRRIPLDPMTGEAEWGLRSYQDDPDSSSWGGENVYDVYSLSEGVGLNGIPYSEW encoded by the coding sequence ATGCGCCTGTCCACCCGCCACCATCGCCGGGGCAACCGCGGCTACTCGCTCATCGAGCTGGTGATCGTGGCGACGCTGATGACGATTCTGGCGAGCGTCACCCTGCCGGTGGTCAAGTTCACCGAAAAACGTTTGAAGGAGATGGAGCTGCGCGGCCACCTGCGCAGCATGCGCGGCGCCATCGACGAGTACAAACGATACAGCGACAATGGCTTCATCCCGATCGACCTCGGCACCGATGGCTACCCCAAGGAACTCGAGACGATGATCGAAGGGATCGAGATCGTCGGCCAGATCGACACCCAGATCCGATTTCTGCGGCGTATCCCGCTCGACCCGATGACCGGCGAAGCGGAGTGGGGCCTGCGCAGCTACCAAGACGATCCGGACTCCTCCTCCTGGGGCGGCGAGAACGTCTACGACGTGTACTCGCTGTCCGAAGGGGTCGGCCTGAACGGCATCCCCTACAGCGAATGGTAA
- a CDS encoding prepilin-type N-terminal cleavage/methylation domain-containing protein, which translates to MRYSNHPGHGRKRYVQRGFTLLELIIVIAIIGILATIALPNLRETPIKANEAVLRTNLHTIRDVLDQYRGDKGFYPATLEALVEDGYLREVPEDPITDSSETWELLREEVDPDFEPAETEVGDDGEPGIYDVRSGSDRLALDGTPYNEW; encoded by the coding sequence ATGCGGTACTCCAACCATCCAGGCCACGGCCGAAAGCGTTACGTCCAGCGGGGCTTTACCCTGCTGGAGCTGATCATCGTCATTGCGATCATCGGCATCCTGGCGACCATCGCCCTGCCGAACCTGCGCGAAACGCCGATCAAAGCGAACGAGGCGGTGCTACGCACCAACCTTCACACCATCCGCGATGTGCTCGACCAGTACCGCGGCGACAAAGGCTTCTACCCCGCGACCCTCGAAGCGCTGGTGGAGGACGGCTACCTGCGGGAAGTGCCGGAAGACCCGATCACCGACAGCTCCGAAACCTGGGAACTACTGCGCGAAGAGGTCGATCCGGACTTCGAGCCAGCGGAGACGGAGGTGGGGGACGATGGCGAACCGGGGATCTACGACGTGCGCTCCGGCTCCGACCGGCTCGCTCTGGACGGTACTCCCTACAACGAGTGGTGA
- the dut gene encoding dUTP diphosphatase, with product MKVRVRSLSDLPLPERASVGASGFDLRAAVEETVVLSPGERLLVPAGISLEIPSGWEAQVRPRSGLAYKHGVTVANAPGTIDSDYRGEIKVILIHLGNEPFAIERGDRIAQLVFARVEAVEWDAVDSLTDSRRQSGGFGSTGRK from the coding sequence GTGAAGGTCCGCGTTCGCTCCCTGTCGGATCTGCCGTTGCCGGAGCGCGCTTCGGTCGGCGCCTCGGGCTTCGACCTACGCGCCGCGGTGGAAGAAACCGTCGTCCTTTCTCCCGGTGAACGGCTCCTCGTGCCGGCCGGCATCTCCCTGGAGATTCCCTCCGGCTGGGAGGCTCAAGTGCGCCCGCGCAGCGGCCTCGCCTACAAACACGGCGTCACCGTCGCCAACGCTCCGGGCACCATCGACAGCGACTACCGCGGCGAGATCAAGGTCATCCTCATCCACCTGGGGAACGAACCCTTCGCTATCGAACGCGGCGACCGCATCGCCCAGCTCGTCTTCGCTCGGGTCGAAGCGGTGGAATGGGATGCCGTAGACTCCCTCACGGACTCAAGACGCCAAAGCGGCGGATTCGGATCCACCGGGCGCAAGTAG